The Artemia franciscana chromosome 2, ASM3288406v1, whole genome shotgun sequence genome segment TTGTTCGTCATTAGATTTTTACAGTCATACAAAAAGGCTGTTTGGTTCTTTGAACAAAGCTAATCACTGTtgtatacaaaattatttgcaaTTAAGTATCAACTtccaaagcaaaatttttagcTCTGTCGATTGGGAAAAATCTATGGATTTGCTTTCCTACATTTTCGTACGTTTATGGGACATCTTATGCATGTAAATTTGTAAAAGATGTTGTCTTAAGAAGGAATTGACTATACGcctaaaatatcaaattctaCTTGATTGATTTGTCACTGAGGGAAATGTTACGAAAACTACAACATTGTAAggagaaaatgggaaaaatctgtattggttttcaaatataaaataactttgaaaaaatactgcgattattaatgtaatttaattgattaaaatttatttcagttgTACCTGTAGCATCGTTGTATGATAACGATTCCTCTAAACAAAGATATTCAACCGCTAGTATACCTTGTCTTACAAGTATATATCTGAAACAAGAAGTAGATTGGGATTGTGACCGTGAACTGCCAAGTGACTCTCATATATTTGCTGAACTGAATCCCACGGAACAGGAAGGCACACGTTTTCTGCGGAATATATTGACAAAAGAAGATTTGTGTAAGTGCAGAGTGTGTAGCAAAACTTTCGAAAAAAAGGAGGATTTATATGAGCATATGAGCAGTCATAACAAGAAAAAAGCATTCGAGTGTGATATTTGTAAGAAAGATTTTGCCCAAACTTTTCACTTACTTGAACACCAGAGAACTcacactggagaaaaacctttcaagtgtgatgtttgtgaaaaatgttttgcttCTAGTTCTAGTTTTTCTAGACATAAAAGAattcatactggagaaaaacctttcgagTGTAATATTTGTAAGAAAACGTTCACCACTAGCGCCAGTTTATCTTGTCACCAAGGAACTCATGCTGATGTAAAACCCTTTGAATGTGACATATGTCAAAAAACATTCCGGCAAAAAGCTCATCTATATGATCATCAAAGAGtacatactggagaaaaaccttttgaatgtgaTGTATGCAGGAAACGTTTTAAGTTTAGATCCGGGCTCTCTACTCACCAAATAACCCATACTGGGCAAAAACCTTTTGAGtgttatatatgtaaaaaaagatttaacatAAGTTCTAATTTATCTGAACACATAAAAACGCATTCAGATAAAAAGTCCTTTGAATGTAACCTGTGTAAGAAAAGGTTCCATCGTATTTATAATCTATCTGAACACCAAAGAACTCATAGTAAAGAGAGACCTTTCAATTGTCTTATATGTGagaaaagttttacttttagttCTGCTTTATCTAGACACCAAAAATCTCATACAGATCAAACGCCGTTTACTTTTGTAAGTGTGTGAGAATCTTAAGTGCACAGAAAAATATTCAGCACTGAGGTAATAGAAAATTCAGACGTTTTGGTAAGAAGAGCCATTCATCTTTTTTCTAtgtcccttttttaattttgatcatATGTCGATAAATAGATATTCTGAGGCGTGTAGGAATATAAACATTCTAAGGAGGGTAGATAGAATGAGGTATATAGGAGTACATATATTCTAAGGAGGATATATATATTCTGAAGAGAATAGACGTAAAGATATTCTGAGGAGAATAGGAGTATAGATATTCTAAGGGGGATAGATAATCTGAGGAGAATAGGAGTATAGATATTCTGAGGAGAATTGGAGTACATATATCCTAAGGAGGATATATATTCTCAGGAGTACAGATATTCTAAGGAGGATAGATATTATGAGGAGAGTAGGAGTATGGATATTCTACGGAGGATAAATATTCTGAGGAGTATAGATATTCTAAGGAGGACTGATATTCTGAAGAGTATAGATATTCTAAGGAGGTTAGATTTTCTGAGGAGAATAGGAGTATAGATATTCTAAGGAGGATAATTATTCTGAAGAATATAGGAGTATAGATATTCTAAAGAGGACAGATATTCTGATGAGTATAGGAGTATAGACATTCTAAGGAGGATAAATATTCTGAGGAGAATAGGAGGATAGCTGTTGATGTAGCTTCTAAGTATGACAAAGATAGCTCCTCGTCGTGTGCGTATTGAAAACTGTTTTATGAGAAATTTTTCAGACGCAATTTTTTTATCAGGAGGGGACgattaaactttattttaaggtttttctgatttaatctgtGGTGAATTAATCCTATATAGTTTCTAATAATTACATCTTTCCGCCTTAGGGGTAATAAATTAAAGATGGACTCAGTCCCATGTCTCATGCCTGGAGTTTTAATTCCTGGTCCATGTAAAAGAAGACACTAATAAACCATATTGAAGAGGTGGGTGAATTTCTTCCTTTATTGACAGAGGCAAACGAAATAAATTCAGAATATCCGATTCCAAACGACAGATTGTAGGATCCTACATTGAAtagaaagaatttttcaaatttagtttttgtttttactataaaacaataaccagtaacattcaaaaatgaatttcaagTAGTTGAAACCCCATTTATTTTCTTAACTGGTAGGGACTCAACAAACTGATGAAAACTAGAGGAGTTGCATCTCATCAACatcaaaatcatttattttgtattttctttgaaaaaccaattctttctattttatcgaaaaaacaattaaattacctCCCTAGTTTTGAAATTATACATTATCGTtcctgtatatatttttgtaaattaacaTCACCATACACAAGGAGGTATAACAATGGAATTAAAAAACCGTCTTTATAATTCTTAGATATTGGATGAAAatcatagttgtttttttctacaGGAAACGCttcataaaacaaaatcatttaACCTACAGTTCAAATATAACTGCTGAAGCCcagaaatgaaataatataaatataatggtttgtaatttcttttaaaatcctTGCTGTTAGCTTGTGTGGTTCTCAGTTGGACATGATAGCATGCcatcgttttttgttttgttttttcgtggtctttaaaatttctggtttaAGTGAAATTCTAATCCTTTAGTTATGTTTCAAAAGTAATGCCTGATGTATCCTGTCTTATACTATGTAGTGGTAAGTCATTTTATAACGTactattttgatataaataagtTGAAAACTTTAGAGTGTGTTAGTAAAATTAGTAAGTTATTATATGGTAAATTGTTGAACCAATTAGTTTCACCTTAACCGTCGTTTTATCACATCTACCTGGCCAACAAAAGAAGCAGCTATACTAATTTGTCACTTTTgtgtttctttgttatttttaaagttgAGATTCTTTTTCGGCTTTggttttataattaaaaattacaatttctgTGTATTATGTGTGAATATTCCTTAACCCAATTTAGATTTCGGAAGATAATCAGCGTGGAGTTTGTCAGTTTGGTTAAAGGTATTTCCCTAGAGAAGGGAGATATCGTTGCTGGTTGTTCTTTGCTGATCTACGGCACGGCAATTATAGGGTAAAGGTGTCTACCTATAAATGTGCCGCCTACAAACTACTAAAATAGCCAcaaattaaactttatttttctgtttaggACAATGCGGCCTAGCTGCTGTATTTTTACATAATTACACTAGACATGAGGAAAAATGAGTTGACTGGAACCTGCACAAATTTTGGATACCTAAAATCCTGTCATAGGCACACATTTATTTCGAAATTCTAATAGgtgcaaaatttttgtttttcacagtcatgtggaaaatttgaagggttgattaaatttttttagctccTTGAATAAGAGGTACTTTATGTGACAATTTAGGGGAAAAATTGctgtatatttatttcaaaggtGACCAACCTTCTCTCTGGAGTTTAATCTGCCTGGCCAGAGGTTAGATAGCTCCGAGTTAGATCTGATTGTCTCTGGCTGATGAACTTGGACTCAGAACAAAGATATTAAATCCCGTGGAGTAGGTTAGTTGGCCCCATTGTAATTTGTATgactataaaaatattattttgacccttaaaagggaactagaaatttaaGTTTCCAACTGAATGAGTATCCTCTAAAGTTTTGCTTACGCCTTTCATTAAAAACCGTATATGTCCCCAGAATATAACTTACAATCTTTACCCCTAGGTTCTGTGGGGTTTCTTCAATTccaaaggccttgttatatgaactggagactattttgaaaaaaatggtgataaaaaaaatttcgtcggatgtatttgggatAAGAGAACACGGGGGGATACATTAGTTGCCATTCGAccacctttgactcttaaaaatgccACTAGAATTTCTTATTCCCGACTCAATGAGCCAACTCCAAAATTTATGCAACTATTCCTTTCATAAAAACCGTAAATGCCTCTGGGACATAACTGTTAACTGGGATTGTCATCCTGAAAGAGCCCTCCAAGGACCACAGTAACTTTCCATGGCTCAAAAGAAGTATTATTGAGCAGTTTGGCAGCTTTGGCAGTTTCCTATTGTGTTAAACAccttgaataaaatatttaccgACACAGATTCATATTCTTTACAATGCATACACATTTAAGAGACGGcattttgcttcaaaattagCAAGAAATTAcaccttttatttgttttaaactaGCCTCTCACTAGCTATCCCAACCATATACCCATTTAAGACCCttgattcaaataaaatattccatGTTTGTCATTGTTGCTGCAGTAGCTGCCGCCTAGAAAAGAGAGAACCACAGCCCATAACACCAATCATTAAAAGAGacgttttggaaaaaaaactaccaagcgaaaaaaaaacatgtttcttaTTCTATCCTTTTGTTTCTCTTAAAGTAGAAATTATTGTAAAAGCTAAATACATGAACATAATTGAGAGACGTTTAagggattatttaaaaactaaatttcatgtATAAGTGCTTTCcataaattctaatttatgcaAACACATATAGCCTCAAAAATGGCTACTTTGTGCCACTTTTCAAGGGTTTGGGCTAGCGGGACACTGAAAACATCCTAGTCAGATGTATAACAGCTCAAATAAAAGCTTCTCAACATCTGCAAGTGTGAAACggcacttaaaaaaattattttggcacCACTTGTCAAGTAGAAAAGGTTGGAAGCATGAAACGGTACCATTGTAATAATTATACTCCAAAACAATTAACTGGGTGTTGACATGAACCCTTTTTGTATACTCCCCCTTCCAGCCCCCTTAGTAAGTTCCATTAATTTTCTATTCAACTCGTATCTGCAGCAACATTAGCAGGCTTCTACTCCATCGTAAaaagatgtttaatggctcatttaaaaaCTATTACTCGCATTTacttgattttcaaaattctaatgTCTGTTAgatttcataaattttaatcttaattaGTCCTTTGGAAGAAATTGctataaattctttatttttatttggtcaGCCCATTTTGAGGAACCAAAAACGATTTTTAAGTTATCGAATGCTCTGACGAGGAAGGCATTAATAGAATGACAAATAATAAAGGGAACGTTAGTGAAgacaaaaaggaagaaatataTGTCTGATTGTATTCTTGGTAATGTacctttattataatttatttttaatatttcttgttCAGTCAATGAATCCATTtgtttaaacaaacaaatagctACAACAAATGAAAAGATTTTGAATGAAATTGTTGATTAAGGTACCTACATGTTCAAGGATGTTTCCGTGATGAAGAGTAGGACGGTCACAGGAAAAGTATTGCTACTCAGAAAccctcaaatttcaaaatttatcttaacattttaatttcaatcaaatgtgttaatttttaaacaggAAACCTAAAAACAATGACACAAAGTTTCCTTCAGCCAATGTCAGAGAAACTTCGGGATATTGaactttctctctttttcctcTTAATAACATTAGTATAAGTAGGCTAaacagtaaacgaaattctCAACTTACAGATCTTGCCTCAAGGACAGCAGGGAGGTTGAAATCCCCGATGACATAATTAGTTGACCTTTTAACAGTACCAAACATTAATTTTTGATCAGATGTGTTTTGAGGAGTGATGTGCTTGTGGTCAAAGAGCTGGTTGCTATTCGTTCACTGTTGAGGCtcaaaaagggcattaaaattTCTGAAATCCAGTCAAATCATTCCCATCTCATCTATGATTTAGATGCATCCGTTCCATTAAAAACTTATATgcctcggggcataacttacaatccttgctcCTGGGCTCTGGAGGATGTGCCCACGCTGAAAACATTGTTGTCTGCTCATTGCCTTTGGGAACAAATTGGTTATCTCGCCGCTTCTTTCAAATCTATTTGGGAAAAAGAAGGCGCCGTGGATGGGAAgaggctatttgccctccaacaCTTTTGTACCTTAATGAggaacaataattttaaattatccgtcaaatgagccttctcaagaatctaaaaaaacattccttccataaaaaccgttTACACCCCTGGGGCATGACTTCTaaccttttcccccaaatgcttgagggttgtttcaaccccaaaagccttgcaATGTAATCTTtggattgtttttgaaaaaatgacaatctcaaaatttaatgcATTTGAGGACTTGAgaggggggactagttgccatCTGATCAcattgacttttaaaaagggcactaaaacatcAATCCAGTGGCCCTCTCCAAAATTGATACGACCACTATAAAATTCTCTGTAGGAAACTTTCATGCTCCCCGGGACCCAACTTGCAACTCTTGCCCTGAGCGCTGTGGGGAGGGTCAatttcaaatacatatttacTCAACTAcgttaaataaaatagccatcaaaaaaaaactattggatGTTAGGAAAATAATGGGCAAGGGAAAGTCTGTTTGCTCTACAATCACTTTCCATTACTAAAGAGTGCTAGAACTTTAGCACTACTCCGAATTGTAATTAGACAGCGCTGTTGCCCTGCTTATGATAACTACAAATGATAATGACTAGATGGCGGAACAAAGGAGGGGTCTCATCAAAGCAACCAGGGCAATAGACAGTGATTACAGTTTGTTTGATATTTCaccttatataataatataaatcgGCATCATttgacgtgttttttttttttttcaaagccaaAGTTTACCATGTCAGATTACGGATGAGGCATTATTTTGGCATTATTAGtgattttttggtaaaataccGATTATTTTAGTGGCTTTAGTGGTAATGCTGATCACAGACTTCTTTCCTTCCCCTGACAAGATTGCTCTCATTCTCGCAATTATTAAGTCTTTGTACTCATTCACAAAATGGTGATAAAACAAGTTTTACCTTTTGAACAGATGAAGTTATATCTTTTGGACTCAAACAACAtaactttgaattattttatttgagctCAAAAGATACAATAGTCAACCGGTATGATGTCCGCTATTTCTGCTTGTGTTGTTCCCTAGTTGACTCTACAGTATATCCAACTTTCTGAGAAAAGTAGATTAAAGTCCAATGAAGAACTGAAAAGTAACagtagaaatttaaatttgataaaaaggagCCAAAAGCTGTTTGGCGTAAAAATTCTGtggagatataataaaaatctaTGTTTATTAACTCCATAATTATTTGTGAAATTTTGTCTAATCATTGATTGGTTCTGATATTTCCACGGTTTACAATGCAAATGCTTCGGAATGAAATGTTATGTCACTTGTATTACTGAACATTTTTGTAATCTATccatattattttgaaagaccaacaaatttaaatttatacttCTGGGCTGTTAAGCTATATACTACACAGAACACTTTTTTCTCTGGTTACTATTATCCAAAAttacttctttttcaaaactcaTGTCTCTTTCACAATTATTCATGTTCATTAAAAGTCAGACCTAAATCACAAAAAGTAATGCAGTACATTTGGCAATGATGCTGCCGTCctctttttgggaaaatactCAGACCACTATtcatttcaactaaaaattgaaaataaatttacaagaaaagaaaagaaggtgAAAATCTaattgagaaagaaaaagaattattttgtgCGACTAAAATGTATTTactaattattttgtttctgcTACAGCACGGTGCTTGATTTGACTATAGTGATGTAAGCTATAGTTAATGACTAGTTAAATGgatctctgattttcctttcaaaatatttggatGAGTTGAAGACCAAATTTAATTTAGATACTGATGAAGTCAACTGCAGCTTCATATATGTACAAGCGATTAAAATTCacgcataaaattttttagcagTGCATTTCTTTTAGCTATAAATATTTCTCATCCATAAATAAATACGAATTATTATCTGACTTATCATTTAAAGGTTTATGTAAGTAGGGAGCCATCAGGAATGTTGTTGAAAAGCATTTGAAAATTATGAAGGTAATATGTTGTTTGAGCTCAGGAG includes the following:
- the LOC136036799 gene encoding gastrula zinc finger protein XlCGF52.1-like, with the translated sequence MDKSNLLVSATIKQELEDTLPNASEDFFRSTNFISSPRHEVVPVASLYDNDSSKQRYSTASIPCLTSIYLKQEVDWDCDRELPSDSHIFAELNPTEQEGTRFLRNILTKEDLCKCRVCSKTFEKKEDLYEHMSSHNKKKAFECDICKKDFAQTFHLLEHQRTHTGEKPFKCDVCEKCFASSSSFSRHKRIHTGEKPFECNICKKTFTTSASLSCHQGTHADVKPFECDICQKTFRQKAHLYDHQRVHTGEKPFECDVCRKRFKFRSGLSTHQITHTGQKPFECYICKKRFNISSNLSEHIKTHSDKKSFECNLCKKRFHRIYNLSEHQRTHSKERPFNCLICEKSFTFSSALSRHQKSHTDQTPFTFVSV